In one Erinaceus europaeus chromosome 3, mEriEur2.1, whole genome shotgun sequence genomic region, the following are encoded:
- the SERTAD2 gene encoding SERTA domain-containing protein 2 — translation MLGKGEKRKFDEHEDGLEGKVVSPSDGPSKVSYTLQRQTIFNISLMKLYNHRPLTEPSLQKTVLINNMLRRIQEELKQEGSLRPVFTPSSQPSDSLSDSYREPPPTLSHPVSQPPHPCDLSSTTPLEVCLTPASLLEDDDDTFCTSQAIQPAPPTKLSPPALEKDSFSSALDEIEELCPTSTSTEAAVTATDGSKGVPSESSLQKPEEPPESRTDDSKLMDSLPGNFEITTSTGFLTDLTLDDILFADIDTSMYDFDPCTSSSGAASKMAPVSADDLLKTLAPYSSQPVAPSQPFKMDLTELDHIMEVLVGS, via the coding sequence ATGTTGGGTAAAGGAGAAAAGCGGAAGTTTGATGAGCATGAAGATGGGCTGGAAGGCAAAGTTGTATCTCCCTCTGATGGGCCATCCAAGGTGTCTTACACCTTACAGCGCCAGACTATCTTCAACATTTCCCTTATGAAACTCTATAACCACAGGCCCCTCACTGAGCCCAGCTTGCAAAAGACCGTTTTAATCAACAACATGTTGAGGCGGATCCAGGAGGAGCTGAAACAGGAAGGCAGCTTGAGGCCTGTGTTcaccccctcctcccagcccagCGACTCGCTGAGTGACAGCTACCGAGAGCCACCACCCACACTTAGCCACCCTGTGTCCcagccacctcacccctgtgacctGAGCAGCACTACACCCCTGGAGGTCTGCCTCACCCCAGCCTCTCTGCTTGAGGACGACGATGACACTTTTTGCACTTCCCAGGCCATACAGCCTGCACCTCCCACCAAACTCTCCCCTCCAGCTCTGGAAAAGGACAGCTTCTCCTCTGCCCTGGACGAGATTGAGGAGCTCTGTCCCACATCTACCTCCACAGAGGCTGCAGTCACAGCGACTGACGGCTCAAAAGGGGTCCCCAGTGAGTCCAGCCTTCAGAAACCCGAGGAGCCCCCAGAGAGCCGAACCGATGACTCAAAACTGATGGACTCGCTGCCTGGGAATTTTGAAATCACGACGTCCACGGGGTTCCTGACAGACTTGACCCTGGATGACATCCTGTTTGCTGACATTGACACATCCATGTATGATTTTGACCCCTGCACATCCTCATCGGGGGCAGCCTCAAAAATGGCCCCTGTGTCAGCCGACGACCTCCTCAAGACTCTTGCTCCTTACAGCAGTCAGCCTGTCGCCCCGAGCCAGCCTTTCAAAATGGACCTCACAGAGCTGGACCACATCATGGAGGTGCTGGTTGGGTCCTAA